Proteins from a genomic interval of Marmoricola sp. OAE513:
- the rpsJ gene encoding 30S ribosomal protein S10, which yields MAGQKIRIRLKAYDHEVIDTSARKIVDTVTRTGAKVAGPVPLPTEKNVFCVIRSPHKYKDSREHFEMRTHKRLIDIIDPTPKTVDSLMRLDLPAGVDIEIKL from the coding sequence ATGGCGGGACAGAAGATCCGCATCAGGCTCAAGGCCTATGACCACGAGGTGATCGACACCTCGGCTCGGAAGATCGTTGACACGGTTACCCGTACCGGCGCGAAGGTGGCCGGCCCCGTGCCGCTGCCGACGGAGAAGAACGTCTTCTGCGTCATCCGTTCGCCGCACAAGTACAAGGACTCTCGCGAGCACTTCGAGATGCGCACCCACAAGCGCCTCATCGACATCATTGACCCCACGCCGAAGACGGTCGACTCGCTGATGCGCCTCGACCTGCCTGCCGGTGTCGACATCGAGATCAAGCTCTGA
- a CDS encoding MoxR family ATPase — MTENVHTPEDVSQARERLMSVRGEVAKVVVGQDAAVSGLLVALLCRGHVLMEGVPGVAKTLLVRTLAGALSVDTKRVQFTPDLMPGDITGSMVIDSQAGELSFREGPLFTNLLLADEINRTPPKTQSALLEAMEEGQVSVDGVSRTLPRPFLVAATQNPVEYEGTYPLPEAQLDRFLLKVILPLPEREAELEILRRHATGFDPRDVAGAGVRAVAGPEDILAGQRGVAAVQVSPEVSGYIVDIARATRSSPSLSLGVSPRGSTALLHAARAWAWLSGRDFVTPDDVKVLAHATLAHRLGLRPEAELDGTDVNQVLASALGSVPVPR, encoded by the coding sequence ATGACCGAGAACGTGCACACCCCTGAGGACGTCTCCCAGGCGCGGGAGCGGCTGATGTCGGTCCGCGGCGAGGTGGCCAAGGTGGTCGTCGGCCAGGACGCTGCGGTCTCCGGCCTGCTGGTCGCCCTGCTGTGCCGCGGCCACGTGCTGATGGAGGGCGTGCCCGGTGTGGCCAAGACCCTGCTGGTCCGCACGCTGGCCGGAGCGTTGTCGGTGGACACCAAGCGGGTCCAGTTCACCCCGGACCTGATGCCGGGCGACATCACCGGGTCGATGGTCATCGACAGCCAGGCCGGCGAGCTGAGCTTCCGCGAGGGCCCCCTGTTCACCAACCTGCTGCTCGCCGACGAGATCAACCGGACACCCCCCAAGACCCAGTCCGCGCTGCTCGAGGCGATGGAGGAGGGGCAGGTCTCCGTCGACGGCGTCTCCCGGACGCTGCCACGACCGTTCCTGGTCGCGGCCACGCAGAACCCGGTGGAGTACGAGGGCACCTACCCGCTGCCCGAGGCACAGCTCGACCGGTTCCTGCTCAAGGTGATCCTGCCGCTGCCCGAGCGCGAGGCCGAGCTGGAGATCCTGCGACGGCACGCGACAGGTTTCGACCCGCGTGACGTCGCCGGCGCCGGTGTCCGAGCGGTCGCGGGGCCCGAGGACATCCTGGCCGGCCAGCGCGGCGTCGCTGCCGTCCAGGTCTCCCCCGAGGTCTCCGGGTACATCGTCGACATCGCCCGGGCGACCCGGAGCTCGCCGTCGCTCAGCCTCGGCGTCAGCCCGCGCGGCAGCACCGCGCTGCTGCACGCCGCCCGGGCCTGGGCCTGGTTGTCGGGCCGGGACTTCGTGACGCCGGACGACGTCAAGGTCCTCGCGCACGCCACCCTCGCCCACCGCCTCGGACTGCGACCGGAGGCCGAGCTCGACGGCACCGACGTCAACCAGGTGCTCGCCTCCGCGCTCGGCTCGGTCCCGGTCCCGCGGTGA
- the tuf gene encoding elongation factor Tu, which produces MAKAKFERTKPHVNIGTIGHIDHGKTTLTAAITKVLHDKYPDLNEASAFDQIDKAPEERQRGITISIAHVEYQTEQRHYAHVDCPGHADYIKNMITGAAQMDGAILVVAATDGPMPQTREHVLLARQVGVPALVVALNKCDMVDDEELIELVEMEVRELLSEYDYPGDDIPVVRVAAHPALTGDAKWGESILELMNAVDEAIPQPERDTDKPFLMPVEDVFTITGRGTVITGRIERGIVKVNEEVEIIGIRETSQKSTVTGVEMFRKLLDEGQAGENVGLLLRGTKREDVERGMVVIKPGTTTPHTEFDASVYILSKEEGGRHTPFFNNYRPQFYFRTTDVTGVVTLPEGRDMVMPGDNTDMSVVLIQPIAMEDGLKFAIREGGRTVGAGRVTKITK; this is translated from the coding sequence ATGGCTAAGGCCAAGTTCGAGCGGACCAAGCCGCACGTCAACATCGGAACCATCGGTCACATCGACCACGGCAAGACGACGCTGACGGCTGCCATCACGAAGGTCCTGCACGACAAGTACCCGGACCTGAACGAGGCTTCGGCGTTCGACCAGATCGACAAGGCGCCCGAAGAGCGTCAGCGCGGTATCACCATCTCGATCGCGCACGTCGAGTACCAGACCGAGCAGCGCCACTACGCTCACGTCGACTGCCCCGGTCACGCCGACTACATCAAGAACATGATCACCGGTGCGGCCCAGATGGACGGCGCGATCCTCGTGGTCGCCGCCACCGACGGCCCGATGCCGCAGACCCGCGAGCACGTGCTGCTCGCCCGCCAGGTCGGCGTGCCGGCCCTGGTCGTGGCGCTCAACAAGTGCGACATGGTCGACGACGAGGAGCTCATCGAGCTCGTCGAGATGGAGGTGCGCGAGCTCCTCTCCGAGTACGACTACCCGGGCGACGACATCCCGGTCGTGCGCGTTGCGGCCCACCCGGCCCTGACCGGCGACGCCAAGTGGGGCGAGTCGATCCTCGAGCTGATGAACGCGGTCGACGAGGCCATCCCGCAGCCCGAGCGTGACACCGACAAGCCGTTCCTCATGCCGGTCGAGGACGTCTTCACGATCACCGGTCGTGGAACCGTCATCACCGGTCGTATCGAGCGCGGCATCGTCAAGGTCAACGAGGAGGTCGAGATCATCGGCATCCGCGAGACCTCGCAGAAGTCGACCGTCACCGGCGTCGAGATGTTCCGCAAGCTGCTCGACGAGGGCCAGGCGGGCGAGAACGTCGGTCTGCTCCTCCGTGGTACCAAGCGCGAGGACGTCGAGCGCGGCATGGTCGTCATCAAGCCGGGCACCACGACCCCGCACACCGAGTTCGACGCGTCGGTCTACATCCTCTCCAAGGAGGAGGGTGGCCGTCACACGCCGTTCTTCAACAACTACCGTCCGCAGTTCTACTTCCGGACCACCGACGTCACCGGCGTCGTCACCCTCCCCGAGGGTCGCGACATGGTGATGCCGGGCGATAACACCGACATGTCGGTCGTGCTGATCCAGCCGATCGCCATGGAGGACGGCCTGAAGTTCGCCATCCGTGAGGGTGGTCGTACGGTGGGCGCCGGTCGCGTCACCAAGATCACCAAGTGA
- a CDS encoding DUF4129 domain-containing protein encodes MTHVDNVLGAAAYVPWGAPLDPSPDGARTSLRRELLRPEYHQDNPLQQVLRWLQDRIGSGLDAASNTSPIGAAGALVVFLVVLGLLGWFLSRFRRSSQAVATSGAVLTEERVTAAELRSRAVAAMAENRYEDAVTDGFRALALRQIEHGRLDEQPGATAHEVAVQLGNEFAGTRDRIFDAAGLFDLVLYGDRAATREQAESVLALDDDLVGVR; translated from the coding sequence GTGACGCACGTCGACAACGTTCTGGGCGCCGCGGCGTACGTGCCCTGGGGGGCGCCCCTGGACCCGTCGCCCGACGGGGCCCGCACGTCGCTGCGTCGCGAGCTACTCCGTCCCGAGTACCACCAGGACAACCCCCTGCAACAGGTGCTGCGCTGGCTCCAGGACCGCATCGGTTCCGGACTGGACGCTGCCTCGAACACCTCCCCGATCGGCGCGGCCGGCGCGCTGGTCGTGTTCCTCGTCGTCCTCGGTCTGCTCGGCTGGTTCCTGTCGCGCTTCCGACGCAGCAGCCAGGCGGTCGCGACCAGCGGCGCGGTGCTGACCGAGGAGCGGGTCACCGCCGCCGAGCTGCGCTCGCGCGCCGTGGCGGCGATGGCCGAGAACCGGTACGAGGACGCAGTGACCGACGGCTTCCGAGCACTCGCGCTGCGGCAGATCGAGCACGGACGACTCGACGAGCAGCCGGGCGCCACCGCGCACGAGGTCGCAGTCCAGCTCGGCAACGAGTTCGCCGGGACCCGGGACCGGATCTTCGACGCCGCCGGGCTCTTCGACCTCGTCCTGTACGGCGACCGGGCGGCTACGCGCGAGCAGGCCGAGTCCGTGCTCGCCCTGGACGACGACCTGGTCGGTGTCCGGTGA
- a CDS encoding DUF4350 domain-containing protein produces the protein MSTTTAEPPAPASATSPRRGWLRRHKALVLVLVGLVAATALSVLSGDDDRFTEPLDPANARPEGARAVARVLANEGIDVDVVRSAAELERARTDADTTVVITSTDGLGRRTARQVRTQASESTLVLVEPRFAVPSMFGEEDGVGYSRTRKVDGSCRDDRFDGLTLESDKGAVFASSSAACFATGSGALLTEPSDGTYFLGAGDVLANEQITRSDNAAFALRLLGGHPHLVWYVPDPLDLSADEGVTFSSLLPRWLGPAMLLLGVAAVTLILWRSRRLGALAVEPLPVAVTAIETTRSRGRLYRKVNDRGYAAGALRHAARTDIAAHLLMPRHTANDPELLVRVLGSYSVLGADRLRELLRTDGPAPASDKDLITLANDLADLLREVHRS, from the coding sequence GTGAGCACCACGACCGCGGAACCCCCTGCCCCGGCCTCGGCGACCTCGCCGCGACGCGGGTGGTTGCGCCGCCACAAGGCCCTCGTGCTGGTCCTGGTCGGCCTGGTCGCGGCCACGGCGCTGTCAGTGCTGAGTGGCGACGACGACCGGTTCACCGAGCCCCTCGACCCCGCGAACGCCCGTCCCGAGGGTGCGCGGGCGGTCGCACGCGTCCTGGCGAACGAGGGCATCGACGTCGACGTCGTGCGCAGCGCCGCGGAGCTCGAGAGGGCCCGCACCGACGCGGACACCACGGTGGTCATCACCTCCACCGACGGCCTCGGCCGGCGTACGGCCCGGCAGGTGCGCACCCAGGCGTCCGAGTCCACCCTGGTCCTGGTCGAGCCCCGGTTCGCGGTGCCGTCGATGTTCGGCGAGGAGGACGGCGTCGGGTACTCCCGCACGAGGAAGGTCGACGGGAGCTGTCGCGACGACCGGTTCGACGGGCTGACCCTGGAGTCCGACAAGGGGGCCGTCTTCGCCTCCTCGTCCGCCGCCTGCTTCGCGACCGGGAGCGGCGCGCTGCTGACCGAACCCTCGGACGGCACCTACTTCCTCGGCGCGGGTGACGTGCTGGCCAACGAGCAGATCACCCGCTCCGACAACGCGGCGTTCGCGCTGCGCCTGCTCGGCGGCCACCCGCACCTGGTCTGGTACGTGCCGGACCCGTTGGACCTGAGCGCCGACGAGGGCGTGACCTTCTCCTCGCTGCTGCCCCGCTGGCTCGGACCCGCGATGCTGCTGCTCGGCGTTGCGGCGGTCACCCTCATCCTCTGGCGCTCGCGGCGGCTGGGCGCGCTCGCGGTCGAACCGCTGCCCGTGGCGGTCACGGCCATCGAGACGACCCGCAGCCGGGGGCGCCTGTACCGCAAGGTCAACGACCGCGGGTACGCCGCCGGGGCGCTGCGGCACGCCGCTCGGACGGACATCGCGGCGCACCTGCTGATGCCGCGGCACACCGCGAACGACCCCGAGCTGCTGGTGCGGGTGCTCGGCAGCTACTCCGTGCTCGGGGCCGACCGGCTCCGCGAGCTGCTCCGCACCGACGGGCCCGCCCCCGCCTCCGACAAAGACCTGATCACCCTGGCCAACGACCTGGCCGACCTGCTGAGAGAGGTACACCGCTCATGA
- a CDS encoding TIGR03767 family metallophosphoesterase — MVTLTRRRVLQAGATSGALAIWPTALLFDWPRLQGRPVFSAGTTLESTIGMRAGPAYRQLRLREGEAAELREDLARGRRGREDRREGVGVLVQVSDLHVTDAQHPLRFEYLDRINQVGHRPGEFLGLHGTNALVSRINGLDGGPWTGRRIDAVVSTGDNTDNQSRNELDWLLGVLAGGVVRADSGSLDGYEGVAASGHREYWQPESTRRDAFKDRGFPVVHGLLGAATRPFIAPGLDVPWVLTMGNHDDVAGGMLGNRQYVEDWSLGDRKIFSSHGDVTYRLASMLKGVRAGDDAREMLASIVSSGRTRTVHADPRRAPFTGADYLAALRDPRYVGAGPVGHGYAEDADPDHLYFTYRASELVTVISLDTTNQAGGAEGSIGSGQLAWLERQLTTLTDQYVVVLSHHPSGSMRNLAEDPRFPGEQRHGDDELRRVLHRHPQVVAWVNGHTHRNDITPHRHDEAKRSFWEINSASHTDAPQQARVIEVARNGDGTISLFTTMIDADAPLVADPDDLSPAGLASYYRELAFNDRPWHARAGRRRDRNTELLLRDPLPA; from the coding sequence GTGGTCACGCTCACGCGCCGACGAGTCCTGCAAGCCGGAGCCACTTCCGGGGCCCTGGCGATCTGGCCCACCGCCCTGCTCTTCGACTGGCCCCGGCTCCAGGGTCGCCCGGTGTTCTCTGCGGGAACGACCCTGGAGTCGACCATCGGCATGCGCGCGGGTCCGGCGTACCGGCAGCTGCGGCTGCGGGAGGGCGAGGCCGCCGAGCTCCGCGAGGACCTCGCACGGGGGCGCCGCGGTCGGGAGGACCGGCGCGAAGGCGTCGGCGTCCTCGTCCAGGTCTCCGACCTGCACGTGACCGATGCCCAGCACCCGTTGCGGTTCGAGTACCTCGACCGGATCAACCAGGTCGGGCACCGCCCCGGCGAGTTCCTCGGGCTGCACGGGACGAACGCGCTCGTCTCCCGGATCAACGGCCTGGACGGCGGGCCCTGGACCGGGCGCAGGATCGACGCGGTGGTCAGCACCGGCGACAACACCGACAACCAGTCCCGCAACGAGCTGGACTGGTTGCTCGGGGTCCTGGCTGGTGGTGTCGTGCGTGCCGACAGCGGCAGTCTCGACGGGTACGAAGGCGTCGCGGCCAGCGGCCACCGGGAGTACTGGCAGCCGGAGAGCACCCGTCGCGACGCGTTCAAGGACCGCGGGTTCCCGGTCGTGCATGGCCTGCTGGGCGCCGCGACCCGACCGTTCATCGCGCCCGGGCTCGACGTGCCGTGGGTCCTGACGATGGGCAACCACGACGACGTCGCCGGGGGCATGCTCGGCAACCGTCAGTACGTCGAGGACTGGTCGCTGGGCGACCGGAAGATCTTCTCCTCCCACGGCGACGTCACCTACCGGCTCGCCTCCATGCTCAAGGGCGTCCGCGCCGGCGACGACGCCCGCGAGATGCTCGCCTCGATCGTGTCCTCGGGCCGGACCCGGACCGTGCACGCCGACCCGCGTCGAGCGCCGTTCACCGGCGCCGACTACCTCGCAGCGCTCCGCGACCCCCGGTACGTCGGAGCAGGTCCGGTCGGGCACGGGTACGCCGAGGACGCCGATCCGGACCACCTCTACTTCACCTACCGTGCCAGCGAGCTGGTCACCGTGATCAGCCTGGACACGACCAACCAGGCCGGTGGCGCCGAGGGATCGATCGGCTCCGGCCAGCTCGCCTGGCTCGAGCGGCAGCTGACGACCCTGACCGACCAGTACGTCGTCGTGCTCAGCCACCACCCGTCCGGCTCGATGCGCAACCTCGCCGAGGACCCACGCTTCCCGGGCGAGCAGCGGCACGGCGACGACGAGCTGCGTCGGGTGCTGCACCGCCACCCGCAGGTGGTCGCGTGGGTCAACGGCCACACCCACCGCAACGACATCACCCCGCACCGGCACGACGAGGCGAAGCGCTCCTTCTGGGAGATCAACTCCGCCTCGCACACCGACGCCCCGCAGCAGGCCCGGGTGATCGAGGTCGCCCGGAACGGCGACGGCACGATCTCCCTGTTCACCACGATGATCGACGCCGACGCCCCGCTGGTGGCGGACCCGGACGACCTGTCGCCGGCGGGCCTGGCGTCGTACTACCGCGAGCTCGCGTTCAACGACCGGCCGTGGCACGCGCGCGCCGGGAGACGACGCGACCGGAACACCGAGCTGCTGCTCCGGGACCCGCTGCCGGCCTGA
- a CDS encoding stage II sporulation protein M: MDLDAYVIAHGHEWDRLDVLTRRSRLSGAESDELIDRYQQVATHLSVIRTAAPDASLVSYLSSILARARNRSVGTRVTSWRNVGRFFTEVFPAALYRLRRWWIGCLLANVVVTAVMIIWLLDHPMVEQTLMSPGEVDQLVNHDFEDYYSTYASSHFALQVWVNNAWVSALCLALGILGFPVIYLLFNNILNLAVIGSVMINHGHAGHFWGLILPHGLLELTAVFVAGGVGLKLFWSWIEPGDRTRTQSVAREGRTAATVALGLVVVLMISGAIEGFVTPSGLPTWARIGIGILAELAFFAYVFTLGRTAYQRGQTGDVDASLLEDRVATAS, translated from the coding sequence ATGGACCTCGACGCCTACGTGATCGCGCACGGGCACGAGTGGGACCGCCTCGACGTGCTCACCCGGCGCAGCCGGCTCAGCGGTGCCGAGAGCGACGAGCTGATCGACCGCTACCAGCAGGTGGCCACGCACCTCTCGGTGATCCGCACGGCAGCGCCGGACGCATCGCTGGTCTCCTACCTGTCCTCGATCCTCGCGCGGGCCCGGAACCGATCGGTCGGGACGCGGGTGACGAGCTGGCGCAACGTGGGCCGGTTCTTCACCGAGGTGTTCCCGGCCGCGCTGTACCGGTTGCGCCGGTGGTGGATCGGCTGCCTGCTCGCCAACGTCGTGGTCACCGCAGTGATGATCATCTGGCTGCTCGACCACCCGATGGTGGAGCAGACCCTGATGAGCCCCGGTGAGGTCGACCAGCTGGTCAACCACGACTTCGAGGACTACTACAGCACCTACGCCTCGAGCCACTTCGCCCTGCAGGTCTGGGTGAACAACGCCTGGGTCTCGGCGCTCTGCCTCGCGCTCGGCATCCTGGGCTTCCCGGTGATCTACCTGCTCTTCAACAACATCCTGAACCTGGCGGTGATCGGTTCGGTGATGATCAACCACGGGCACGCGGGTCACTTCTGGGGCTTGATCCTCCCGCACGGGCTGCTCGAGCTCACGGCCGTATTCGTCGCGGGCGGAGTCGGGCTCAAGCTGTTCTGGTCGTGGATAGAACCCGGCGACCGGACCCGGACCCAGTCGGTCGCCCGCGAGGGCCGGACTGCGGCCACGGTCGCGCTCGGCCTGGTGGTCGTGCTGATGATCAGTGGCGCGATCGAGGGGTTCGTCACGCCCTCGGGCCTGCCGACCTGGGCGCGGATCGGGATCGGCATCCTCGCCGAGCTCGCGTTCTTCGCCTACGTCTTCACGCTCGGGCGGACGGCCTACCAGCGCGGCCAGACCGGAGACGTCGACGCCTCGCTCCTGGAGGACCGGGTGGCCACCGCCTCGTGA
- a CDS encoding RDD family protein encodes MSSSLEAASLTADDLVTGEAVALDLPAASFGSRVVSGLLDLVATLVTLFFVTILMTSLSSGTDEALFWASLIATLMTVFLVIPTTLETLTRGKSLGKMAMGLRTVRDDAGPISAQHAFVRSLIGFVEIYTFFGAPAFFSSLLSERGKRLGDHAAGTYVIRERFPLRFPLPAPMPPHLADWARNADIAPLPTAVALGVRQFLARANQIGPAASAQLARTLADQVQPFVSPAPPPGTTPEYFLAAVLVSRRERDLARIHRENELRRRLVSRG; translated from the coding sequence ATGTCCTCTTCCCTCGAAGCCGCCAGCCTCACCGCCGACGACCTGGTCACCGGCGAGGCAGTCGCGCTCGACCTCCCGGCGGCATCCTTCGGGTCGCGGGTGGTCTCGGGTCTGCTGGACCTCGTCGCCACCCTGGTGACGTTGTTCTTCGTGACCATCCTGATGACGTCGCTGTCCTCGGGCACCGACGAGGCGCTGTTCTGGGCTTCGCTGATCGCGACCCTGATGACCGTCTTCCTGGTGATCCCGACGACACTGGAGACCCTCACCCGCGGCAAGTCGCTGGGCAAGATGGCGATGGGCCTGCGCACCGTGCGCGACGACGCCGGACCGATCTCCGCCCAGCACGCCTTCGTCCGCTCGCTGATCGGCTTCGTCGAGATCTACACCTTCTTCGGGGCGCCGGCCTTCTTCTCCTCCCTGCTCAGCGAGCGCGGCAAGCGCCTCGGCGACCACGCTGCCGGCACCTACGTGATTCGCGAGCGGTTCCCGCTGCGGTTCCCGCTGCCGGCCCCGATGCCGCCGCACCTCGCCGACTGGGCGCGCAACGCCGACATCGCGCCCCTCCCGACGGCGGTCGCGCTGGGCGTCCGCCAGTTCCTCGCTCGCGCGAACCAGATCGGTCCCGCGGCCAGTGCGCAGCTCGCCCGCACCCTGGCCGACCAGGTGCAGCCGTTCGTGTCCCCTGCCCCGCCGCCGGGCACGACGCCGGAGTACTTCCTCGCGGCCGTCCTGGTCTCGCGGCGTGAGCGCGACCTGGCCCGGATCCACCGCGAGAACGAGCTGCGACGTCGCCTGGTGTCCCGCGGTTGA
- the trmB gene encoding tRNA (guanosine(46)-N7)-methyltransferase TrmB, which produces MPDALPPARPHRRLTEDGRRMREVLTYSRRGSRFTPSQQESWDAYHRDWVIPESAVDEPGFDLAALFGRDAPLIIEIGSGIGEATASLAAARPEYNVLALEVWMPGVAHTLGLLAEAGADNVRMLGVDAVWFLENLVEPGSLAELWTFFPDPWPKKKHHKRRLVGPEFAALVATRLKPGGTWRLATDWGEYAEQMIAVLDAEPALEGGRVERWVDRPVTKFERKGVAVDRDIIDLAYRTR; this is translated from the coding sequence GTGCCTGATGCCCTGCCGCCCGCCCGTCCGCACCGTCGTCTCACCGAGGACGGCCGCCGGATGCGCGAGGTGCTGACCTACTCGCGGCGCGGCAGCCGGTTCACGCCCAGCCAGCAGGAGTCCTGGGACGCCTACCACCGCGACTGGGTGATCCCCGAGTCGGCCGTCGACGAGCCCGGCTTCGACCTCGCGGCACTGTTCGGTCGCGACGCGCCGCTGATCATCGAGATCGGGTCCGGCATCGGCGAGGCGACGGCATCGCTGGCGGCGGCCCGGCCGGAGTACAACGTGCTGGCGCTCGAGGTCTGGATGCCCGGCGTCGCGCACACCCTCGGTCTGCTGGCGGAAGCGGGGGCCGACAACGTCCGGATGCTCGGTGTCGACGCCGTCTGGTTCCTGGAGAACCTGGTCGAGCCCGGCAGCCTGGCGGAGCTCTGGACGTTCTTCCCCGACCCGTGGCCCAAGAAGAAGCACCACAAGCGGCGCCTCGTCGGCCCCGAGTTCGCGGCGCTGGTCGCTACCCGGCTGAAGCCGGGCGGGACGTGGCGGCTCGCGACCGACTGGGGCGAGTACGCCGAGCAGATGATCGCCGTCCTCGACGCCGAGCCCGCACTCGAGGGCGGGCGCGTCGAGCGCTGGGTGGACCGCCCCGTCACCAAGTTCGAGCGCAAGGGCGTCGCGGTCGACCGCGACATCATCGACCTCGCCTACCGGACCCGCTGA
- a CDS encoding DUF58 domain-containing protein has translation MSITGRVPLLLLAGVLPVVLRPHLGTAWMWIGLVLLVVVADWALAPSPSTLEVSRSSDSRVRLGEPAETTLTVTNTGRRRARGVLRDAWQPTAGATGNRHRLQLAPGDRTRLRTPLQPVRRGDLQAVGATVRLLGPLGLAARQRTRHVPGAIRSLPPFGSRKHLPSRLARLRDLDGRSAVRVRAPGTEFDSLREYVRGDDVRSIDWRASARNRNVVVRTWQPERDRRIVLVLDTSRTSAGRVADVPRLDSAMDAALLLAALAARAGDRVDFLAGDRRVRSRLRLSGTDVVAPLQDAMSGLVPIIAEADWSGLAGAITQLGRQRALVVLLTPLEPSAIEEGLLPVLPTLARHHRVVVASVKDPALDEMVASHEDIDEVYGAAAATQTLQRRRRTAEVLGALGVEVVDADADKLPPALADHYLMLKARGFL, from the coding sequence ATGTCGATCACGGGTCGGGTTCCGCTCCTGCTGCTGGCAGGGGTGCTGCCGGTCGTGCTCCGACCCCACCTGGGCACGGCCTGGATGTGGATCGGGCTGGTCCTCCTGGTCGTCGTGGCCGACTGGGCGCTGGCGCCGTCGCCGAGCACGCTGGAGGTCAGCCGGTCCAGCGACTCCCGGGTCCGTCTGGGAGAGCCCGCGGAGACCACGCTGACCGTGACGAACACCGGACGCCGTCGTGCTCGCGGGGTGCTCCGGGACGCCTGGCAGCCGACCGCCGGCGCGACCGGCAACCGGCACCGGTTGCAGCTGGCCCCCGGTGACCGCACCCGCCTGCGCACACCCCTGCAACCGGTACGCCGGGGCGACCTGCAGGCGGTCGGCGCCACGGTGCGCCTGCTCGGCCCCCTGGGACTCGCCGCGCGTCAGCGGACGCGCCACGTCCCCGGCGCGATCCGGTCGCTGCCGCCCTTCGGGTCCCGCAAGCACCTGCCCAGCAGGCTCGCCCGGCTGCGCGACCTCGACGGTCGCTCGGCGGTCCGGGTCCGCGCTCCGGGCACCGAGTTCGACTCCCTGCGCGAGTACGTGCGCGGCGACGACGTCCGCAGCATCGACTGGCGCGCGAGCGCCCGCAACCGCAACGTGGTCGTCCGCACCTGGCAGCCCGAGCGCGACCGGCGCATCGTCCTGGTCCTGGACACCTCGCGCACCTCGGCAGGCCGGGTCGCCGACGTCCCGCGGCTGGACTCCGCCATGGACGCCGCCCTGCTGCTGGCGGCGCTGGCCGCGCGGGCCGGCGACCGGGTGGACTTCCTGGCCGGCGACCGACGGGTCCGCAGCCGGCTCCGGCTCTCGGGCACCGACGTGGTCGCGCCGTTGCAGGACGCGATGAGCGGGCTCGTCCCGATCATCGCCGAGGCCGACTGGTCGGGGCTGGCCGGCGCGATCACCCAGCTCGGACGGCAGCGTGCGCTGGTCGTGCTGCTCACGCCGCTCGAGCCTTCCGCGATCGAGGAGGGGTTGCTGCCGGTGCTGCCGACGCTGGCGCGCCACCACCGGGTGGTCGTCGCGTCCGTCAAGGACCCGGCCCTGGACGAGATGGTGGCCAGCCACGAGGACATCGACGAGGTCTACGGCGCCGCCGCGGCCACCCAGACGCTGCAGCGACGACGTCGTACGGCGGAGGTGCTCGGCGCGCTCGGCGTCGAGGTGGTCGACGCCGATGCGGACAAGCTCCCGCCGGCCCTTGCTGATCACTACCTCATGCTCAAGGCCCGCGGCTTCCTCTGA
- a CDS encoding SGNH/GDSL hydrolase family protein: MAAAAGLVIGVLGLLTAAQPAQSTELDRCAKFANDSRARAKVVTGTGSDVVVIGDSYSVGLGLTDPLRAWPEQLPGRLQVFGFSGSGFSHGSSPCGEVAYYQRAPQALRDNGATVVIEGGLNDEFQTTAGIRAGVRRVLAAARGHRVLIVGPAKAPSRAAQAVRIDKILRAAAARSDVGYVSMLDHRFSYLPDRLHLTPAGHRAFGRAVAEALVTSAKSS, encoded by the coding sequence ATGGCAGCAGCCGCCGGTCTGGTGATCGGCGTGCTGGGCCTGCTCACCGCTGCCCAACCGGCCCAGTCCACCGAGCTCGACCGCTGCGCGAAGTTCGCGAACGACTCCCGCGCCCGGGCCAAGGTCGTCACCGGGACCGGCTCGGACGTCGTCGTGATCGGCGACTCGTACTCGGTCGGGCTCGGCCTGACCGACCCGCTCCGCGCGTGGCCCGAGCAGCTGCCCGGTCGTCTCCAGGTGTTCGGCTTCTCCGGCTCCGGGTTCAGTCACGGCTCCAGCCCCTGCGGCGAGGTCGCCTACTACCAACGGGCTCCGCAGGCACTGCGTGACAACGGCGCCACCGTCGTCATCGAGGGCGGCCTCAACGACGAGTTCCAGACCACTGCCGGCATCCGTGCGGGAGTACGCCGTGTCCTCGCCGCGGCCCGCGGCCACCGGGTCCTCATCGTCGGTCCCGCCAAGGCCCCGTCCCGCGCGGCCCAAGCGGTCCGGATCGACAAGATCCTGCGTGCGGCCGCCGCGCGCTCCGACGTCGGGTACGTGAGCATGCTCGACCACCGGTTCAGCTACCTTCCGGACCGTCTCCACCTCACCCCTGCCGGTCACCGCGCCTTCGGCCGCGCCGTCGCTGAGGCACTCGTCACAAGCGCAAAGTCGAGTTAA